CCATACAGACTCGGTCACACTCATGACAGCTCACATCAGCTGACAGACACAGGCGATGCTGTGGGTTCTGTGTCCAGGCTGTGCGCACAGGGTGTCCATCTGCCCCACACCTCCCTCGCCTtcacccctccctcacacctGGAGGTCCATCTGTACTTGTTTACGATAGGCGCTGAAGTCATCTGGGACGGTATCTGGTGGAGGGGAATACATTTTAGCGCATTCAAAGTAAAACAGAATCTGTTCTGTCAGCTGAAAGCTGCGCACGTTGGACTTGAGCGAACGACGTACCGTTGCAGCGGTAGCCCAGGTTGGACCAGATGATATTCTCCTGTGAGAAGCAGAAGACGCCCAGACGTCCGCCCCTCATGGTGGTGTCGATGACCACGCCCGAGTCAGCCACCAATACGTGCCCTTCATACAGCTTCAGTCTGCAGAATGGCATTCGGCACAGCCAGTGAGACAAGGACAAGGGCTCAAGGGTCAGAGTAGTCATcatttttgtacgtcgctttggataaaagcgtctgccaaattaatgtaatgtaaaaggaaGACTTCCCAAATGCTGTATGCCCAGTGCTCATCATCTCATTTTGGCCATATAAATCagcccactgcacacacaggtgttgACGAACTCCATGGCCATCTCCCAGCTTCCCTAGCTGCTTAGAAAGGGTGGAGTGGGCCACTGGTGGCTGAGGAGCTTGCAGTGGCGCAAAGGCGGAGAGGAGAGGCCGTCATCCCTGCCAGTGCTCAAGTGCTGCGCCGCGCTCTATTCACTCCTCCGAGCAGAATACAAAGCAGGTGCCTTTCTGTTTGTATCTGAAAGGGCCTCACTGCCTCTACAAAGACCTGGCTCCCTGCTCGGCGAGCCCCTGTGGGACCCCCTCTTTCTCCACATGCTAATGGGGAGAAGGCTGAAAAGGCCCAGTTCTGACGAACTCTACACGCGGGCACGTTGACATAAATCAGCCTTCAGCTGTCGTGTCTTTTAATGACTCTGCTAACAGTAGTTAGGCCTTTTGTTTCAGGCTGGGTACTCCATCATGTGGAATGAGCGCACCTTTGTGGCATCGGTCTTTTGGAGCAGATCTTGCGTTTTGATGACAATTCTAGACTACGTTTATTATTGCTCTTTGTCCATCGCTTTCTCTGCttctgtatatactgtactctGTTTCAGCATTACCACTGACCCCCTTCATAGTACAGTAGTTCCTTTCCTTATTACTCAATATCACGGTCTGGGAATTTTATGAATGTCCTCTATCCCCAAGCCACTGCTACCATACAAATACATGCTACCTCCATACATGCAGACTGAAATATTTTGCCTGAATGTTATTTTGCCTAATCCCCCAGTTCTCTTATACCCCAGCAAGCCCCAGagtcctctctctgtccttcactccctctctccctcctggaccCCCCACTCTGCAGTAGCTTCCTCTGGATCTGCATATGAACAGATGCCAAACAAATTCCTGCCAAGGATTTGGTCGGCATGGAAACGGGGACAATGGGTAGCCAGGGGGCCCGGGTTCTCTGTAAAGTCACAGAGAttttagaggaaaaaaatagaaaataaaaaattatgggAATAACCCCCCCCTATATTTTACCCCCGTTCTCCACTGCCCATCCCACAATCCCTCTTCATATCAACCCATCAGGCACCAAACGAAGCAGCACCCCCTCTAGTGTTCACTGTTAAGACCATGGACCTCACCCCCATGAATTCTGGAAGGCTTGTATGATGATGAGTCAAATGACAAACATTCCATCTATAAGCACAGAATAATGTCTATAAATGTTTAAGCCATGAGTTTGTGTCTCACGTGCATACCTGGCAGCAGTAACCCCTTCCACTTATATATATGTACAAtccataataaagaaaatgtatttctatatgAAGCATTATGCACCTATTCATTATCTCCTTTTACGTTCCAGGCATTAAAgccattaaataataaaatgataaattcatATGAAAGTAATTCTTTGTTTCCCATATTGAACTTACTAAATGTTTTTGGTAGAATTGTCCTCACACTGAAAAGAACAATGTTTCCAATACATGAAACAGAGCAGGGTGGGTGGTAATAGTATATTAATGGACAAAGCAATAGACTGCAGCGAATTGTGTGTTCAATCCCTTGTTTTCTTAAGTGGatatttactaaataaaaataaatattggaaGTCAGGGCCGGAgaacacaaaaaaggcaaaaatggaaacaatatAACTTGTCACGCAGGTTACATAAGCAAATCAGCGAAATAAATGACCCAAGTATAAAAATAACTTGTTAAATCCTGTACAAATGAAAAGTATTACAAAACCCTGGATTAAGAGGGCCTGCAGTGAAGAGGTCAGCTACAGCAGCGCAGGCTCAGCTCACCTGATGTAGCCCACCTGGGGGCGGTGGCTGAGCTGCCAGCGGTAAGACGTCTTGTCCCTCCAGCCCACGTTGCGCGGGTCTTTCCAGAGCAGCCTGACCTCCCCCGCCGTGCTACCCGTGTTCCACAGGGCATTGCGCAGGAACTCGCCCGGGCCGGTCCGGGACTTCACCGCCTGCGGAAGAGAGACAGGTGGGGGAACAACAAACAAAGatttaaacataaaacaagcatGTGctactgtggtgtggggatggctggtttaagcagccacacctgccctgggtcaagctaattagacctggccaattggataattggttaagaattaggtaattggccaggctaattggacccgggaacaggagtggctgcatctgtgcgtagtgaggtaatcagtgcgcagaGGTTAAATTTGtcatccccactcacacaagagagcctctgtcatgacagttttaAGATCTGCTCTTTGGCTGTACCACCTTGCCACCCTTCTAAATAAAcgtggactgtttgaacattgtctccctgtgtctctgtgctggagggccccatggaaagccacttcggtggcctgtggcaggcttgtttgccacagctACTTCTTGTAATTTCAGCTAATTGACTCGGCTGCTCTTGCAGGACAGTATTGTGTATGACGCAGACTGTCATTTCTTGTCCATCTGTAGTAAGACGGTTTAACGCGCTTTTATTTAGACCTAATGATTTCCTGCATAATTCAGACACTAAGACAACTTTTTTAAGCAATCTTCTCGAACTTGGCGATGAGCCTTTGGCCCAATGGGCTGAATCTAGGAATGTAAACATGAACTAATTTCTACTGGTAACAGGACAAGCAATGCTAACTACCTTTAGCTGCAGGCCTGGCTCAGCCAAGGCACGGAAGGGCACGGACTGCCAGTAGGTCTGTTCCGTCTGCTTCCACATCACCACGTAGAAGCTGGAGGAGTCCTGGTAGCCGAAGATGAAGCCGACGTAGTCGTCGTCTGTCACTGTGTTGATGTGGAACGTGCCTTCGAAGTCCACGCCGTTGAAGGCCGTGTAGCCTTGGAGAAGAGATCAATGTTACAGTAAGGGGAGATGGTCAGAGAACTGGGACAGAGACATGGACATGAACGTAGAGAAGCGTGTTTCAGCTGACATACCCACAGCTAATCCAGGATCGCTGTTCATGGTCTGAACAATCTCCATACCCTAAAATCAAGACGCAGCATGTTACGGTTAAATCGTATGTccttctgaaatgaaaacagtaatgttttttacacacaataaaaacGTAAAGTACAAAATGTGACAatagcatgcaaaataaatgatgtCTGTGCTAAAGATTAACTCAAGGGGAACTGTGGGTTTCAGGACTAGTGAAGTGCACAGCCGTTGATGTTAGTCACCTGGTTGAGCACCACCCAGTTGGGGTCAATCTGGGCGTCTCCCTCAGGGTCCAGGATGACCGTCTGATAGGCTCTGAAGTCCGTCAGTGTGACCTCTGCGCTCTCTGGGCACACGTCAAACTGGTCCATCACGGTATCATTGTCAAagtctttctcacacacatcgCCCATCCCATTTCCTGTACAGACAGAGGAGGGGAGTCACATTAAATACACAGTGAGACATATACATGTACTTGTGCACTTATTATCCCAAAGCATGAAATAACATGCTTTGGAATAACTGTATTTTTCTCATGCTTTTCCATTAAACGTGTGATATGGAACAGTAAAGTATggaatataatgtaataatgtgtgtacatctgAATGCAGGTGAAAAGTTACCATCAGAGTCTTTCTGGTTTGGGTTTGGTATGAGCCGGCAGTTGTCAGGGCCAGGATGTACGTAATCTGGGATCCCGTCGTTATCATCGTCGTCATCACAGTCATCACCGATGCCGTCGTTGTCCGAGTCCAGCTGGGAGCTGTTGGGGATGTCTGGGCAGTTGTCCCGTGAGTCCTGGTGTCCGTCCCCATCCCTGAACATTGGAATAGTGCAGTCTTATTATAATGACTGCAGTTGCAAGGCAGCAATATTGCTCTATTTAAAGCGTCCGTCAAGTGACATTTTTGATGGAGGACTACAGAAAGTCAGTAAAGCAATCCgttttcttttaattatctACAGATACAGGTAAACAAAATAACTTAAACATTAGAATCATGTGTActcttgtgtgtgcatgcatgttttgaAGTGCAGATTTCTGTCTCACATGTCCTGGTTGGTGTCACACATGTCTCCTACCAGGTCATTGTCAATGTCCGTCTGCAAGGAAAATGGATCATATGAAATTTTAAAACCATGATAAATGTCAATACATAACCGTAATGATCAAATAAACAACTCTGGCCCATGTGCTTAGAAAAACAAATCACTCCAACAAACTGCATTTCATCCACTGTAGTACAGGTACTCAACAGCTCAAATAAATGTCTTATTTTCTTGGCAACCTCTTATTTGCAAGTATTTATAAGTACACAATAAATCGACTGGAATCACTGGTTTAAATAACATACACTAAATCAAGTGTTTGCTGTTCCCAGCCCAATAACAATGTACATATATactcccagccccccctcccccttctctctctctcacacacacacacagacacacacacactctctctgcactgaCCTGCATGGGGTTGCTGATTTCAGGACAACTGTCACAAGCATCCCCCACCCCGTCTCCATCCCGGTCTGTCTGCAGGGGGTTGGGGACTTTGAGGCAATTGTCCAGTACATTGAGGATGCCTGCACAGAAGACACTCAGGCTTCTTAAACAGTATATGACAGAGGGGTTGCAAACGATGAGCATGATTGGAGGGCTCACCATCTCCGTCGATGTCATTGTCACACGCGTCACCCTCCCCGTTGTTGTCAGTGTCTTTCTGGTCAATATTGGGGACGTTTGGGCAGTTGTCACAGGCGTCACCAAACGAATCTGTGTCAGAGTTCTGCTGGTCTTTGTTTGCCACCAGGCGACAGTTGTCCTGGCAAACCAGAGTTAAGACGCAATATAATTATGTCTATTGAATATTAAAGGCTGCTGAACACAATGTGCACTGGGACAGTATTTGATTGCCCAACAAAACACTTTGTCTGGGGTTAATTCTGTCCAGAATACAAGACAATTCCAAGATGATTAAATATATATGATGAATGATCATATCAAGCGCAGTAAACATatagacacagggacacacctCAACATTCTTGATCCCATCtccatcagcatcatcatcacactGGTCCCCAATACCATCATTATCTGCATCCTCCTGACCAGAGTTTGGCGTGGAAATGCAATTGTCCTGTTCAAGGCATAAATGGTACGCTAATGTTGGTTAGTACACCTCTGTAACTGAGCCTTAAAATGAACAGGCAGTGCACTTCACTCAAGCTAACCCAATCCATGAAACACAGTCAATAGTCATCCAGGCATCACCCTCTCAGAGCAGAGCTTCAACCTGCAGTGTGCATGGGAGCATGGTGTACAGTAAAGGGAGTATAGTGATCATTGCATGCATATGGGGTGTGGAGTCCATAAATTCTTTGCAGTGTGTAGGAGGTAAAATTATCAATGTTTGATACGTAAGGAGTACAGTGGCCTCCAAGCATTGTATATGGAGAGTGTTGTAAATACTGTGCAGTGTACAGCATGTACTGTAAAAGGTGTAGTGGCAGCACTATGTGTGAACACAGTTTCACTGACCGGCTTG
This window of the Anguilla anguilla isolate fAngAng1 chromosome 1, fAngAng1.pri, whole genome shotgun sequence genome carries:
- the thbs3a gene encoding thrombospondin-3a isoform X2 → MPPLIFLLLPHRSPHPSVLVRYLRKDDKLHTVNLQNANLADGRTHSIILRVGGLRRANLNLELYIDCRLADTSKGLPSLVQLPSDAESVDIRNGYKAYARLQGSVETLKLALGGSVATAGALTECPFQGDSSLYNTVNGEVNSILGDHTKALIGQLIIFNQILGELREDIREQVKEMALIRNTILECQVCGFTEPRSRCSPNPCYKGVSCQETPNFPGYRCGPCPEGMEGNGTHCRDTDECALAQPCFSAAGCANTAKGFTCEPCPPGLWGPPVSGVGLAYAKSHKQECSDIDECVEVSNACVPNSLCTNTVGSFECGQCKGGFFGNQSVGCFPRTSCATLSFNPCDANAHCVIKWNGDVACRCNVGWAGNGNTCGPDMDIDGYPDQSLPCIDNDKHCKPDNCISTPNSGQEDADNDGIGDQCDDDADGDGIKNVEDNCRLVANKDQQNSDTDSFGDACDNCPNVPNIDQKDTDNNGEGDACDNDIDGDGILNVLDNCLKVPNPLQTDRDGDGVGDACDSCPEISNPMQTDIDNDLVGDMCDTNQDMDGDGHQDSRDNCPDIPNSSQLDSDNDGIGDDCDDDDDNDGIPDYVHPGPDNCRLIPNPNQKDSDGNGMGDVCEKDFDNDTVMDQFDVCPESAEVTLTDFRAYQTVILDPEGDAQIDPNWVVLNQGMEIVQTMNSDPGLAVGYTAFNGVDFEGTFHINTVTDDDYVGFIFGYQDSSSFYVVMWKQTEQTYWQSVPFRALAEPGLQLKAVKSRTGPGEFLRNALWNTGSTAGEVRLLWKDPRNVGWRDKTSYRWQLSHRPQVGYIRLKLYEGHVLVADSGVVIDTTMRGGRLGVFCFSQENIIWSNLGYRCNDTVPDDFSAYRKQVQMDLQV
- the thbs3a gene encoding thrombospondin-3a isoform X1 codes for the protein MGARRSVPELLVLYAALFAGLCRSKDMQEMEVIDVLTLNDAKQSVAAVEKVARALGTADDIYIASTFRVPPKLGGMLLGLYNKQDNRKYLELAIMGKINKVLVRYLRKDDKLHTVNLQNANLADGRTHSIILRVGGLRRANLNLELYIDCRLADTSKGLPSLVQLPSDAESVDIRNGYKAYARLQGSVETLKLALGGSVATAGALTECPFQGDSSLYNTVNGEVNSILGDHTKALIGQLIIFNQILGELREDIREQVKEMALIRNTILECQVCGFTEPRSRCSPNPCYKGVSCQETPNFPGYRCGPCPEGMEGNGTHCRDTDECALAQPCFSAAGCANTAKGFTCEPCPPGLWGPPVSGVGLAYAKSHKQECSDIDECVEVSNACVPNSLCTNTVGSFECGQCKGGFFGNQSVGCFPRTSCATLSFNPCDANAHCVIKWNGDVACRCNVGWAGNGNTCGPDMDIDGYPDQSLPCIDNDKHCKPDNCISTPNSGQEDADNDGIGDQCDDDADGDGIKNVEDNCRLVANKDQQNSDTDSFGDACDNCPNVPNIDQKDTDNNGEGDACDNDIDGDGILNVLDNCLKVPNPLQTDRDGDGVGDACDSCPEISNPMQTDIDNDLVGDMCDTNQDMDGDGHQDSRDNCPDIPNSSQLDSDNDGIGDDCDDDDDNDGIPDYVHPGPDNCRLIPNPNQKDSDGNGMGDVCEKDFDNDTVMDQFDVCPESAEVTLTDFRAYQTVILDPEGDAQIDPNWVVLNQGMEIVQTMNSDPGLAVGYTAFNGVDFEGTFHINTVTDDDYVGFIFGYQDSSSFYVVMWKQTEQTYWQSVPFRALAEPGLQLKAVKSRTGPGEFLRNALWNTGSTAGEVRLLWKDPRNVGWRDKTSYRWQLSHRPQVGYIRLKLYEGHVLVADSGVVIDTTMRGGRLGVFCFSQENIIWSNLGYRCNDTVPDDFSAYRKQVQMDLQV